The region ATAaccctattcagtactattcttatacataaTAAACCATGGGATTAACAATACTAGTATTATTCCTACTCTAATACACCCTATTCAGTATTTTCCTATTCTAATACACCCTATTCATTTAATACAAGAAACCAAACAGTGGATAAAGAATAATGCCGGCATAAATAATCCCAGCATTACTAATACTTTGTATACCttaccaaatgacccctaataGATATAAATCATTTACATCGtcagtgtatataacttaatctGAACTAAAAGAGTACTCACCTTCAAGAACAGTTCCAAAAACAATATTCTTTCCATCAAGCATTGGACAAGGTCCAGGTCCAGTAGTAATCAAGAACTCCACATTATGATAATTCGTATTAAActtcacatcatcatcatcatcattctcAGATAAAGCTAATGAAACAACCCCACttcttgaatgttccaaaacAAAAGCTTTACTTTCAATTGACTCATTGTTCTTAATTAATTCCATTGGTGTCTTTACTTCTCCTTTATCTTTCCTCCCTTGTTTTCCCGCCAAAAAAAACTGGCCTGGAAATATTTTATGGACTAAAGTGCCCTTATAACTTGACCCTGATGAACCAGTACACATTGCTTTAAAATTTGAGACAGTTATGGGAACTAAGTTCCCGTATAGTCcgaggattaattgaccaatcTTTTCCGAATCTTGGCAGTTTGAGAGATCATCGCCGAGGTTTCGGTTAGTGAAGTAATTAGGACAAATGGAGAAGTCTAAGAAGACACGTGAGGTGATGGTGGTGTctggtgggggtggtgggggtaGGGTGGTGGAGAGAGTGGGGGTGGTGGGGAGGGAtagggtggtggtggtggtggagaggaAGAGGAGGGAGCGGCGGGTGAGGGTGAGGTTGGGGGAGGGGGGTTTAAGGGGGGtggggtggtagggtgggggagTAGGGAGGAGGGTGGCGTAGCAACCCATAATGAGGAGGGTGCATGGTGGTTGGAGAAGAGTAGAGTGATAAGATTAGATTAATTTGATTACGTGGAGAGTATATGTGGGGACTACTTCTTGATATTTTAGTTAGAAAATATATGTGGGGTAAAAATTTGATATTTGTTCCAAAATATTCCCTTGGGataaaagagtgtccacttagtaaTTTGCATATCTTTTAAGAAAAGATTTGCCCCTAAATAAAAtagttaatttgactaaaatgTCACATATTAAATAGAGAAAATTACATTGTACATTAATTAGGGTATCAATGCTAGCAAAATTGactctttttttaattcttaaaaaaatgacctaaatttttttctctctctcgcgcgcgctctctctctctgccttcttatatgtttttatgtgttGGTATAAGTGTTTTTATATGTctgtatatatttgtatattttgggatatttttttGCAATATAAGTGATcaacttgtatatttctgaaatttttcatattaaatatgtattgaaatttgatcacataacacttaataggcgTAAATTTAGAAACATAagataattcttttttgattaGATAAGTGgtttttgacccaagaaaaaaaaagagactaaGTGGGCTCTTTTTGATACGGGGGAGtatgaaaatttaaattaaattatttttaaattataccAGTAGTTTTGGAACACGTAATTTGGAATTAATTACTAGCACATATCCTAATTCCTATCATTCCCATGCTGCATGCATTACAGTTGTAACTTTCGGTGAAGCATTACTATTTCAGCATCAAAGAGGAGCTATACTATAATCCCATATAGTGGGCTCTTTTTAATAAGATGGATTTTAAGTAATAAGATGGATTTTAGTGCTAACTTTCTGGTGTCTAAGATGACCGAATATGAAAAAACTACATTGCTAAATTCTACAATTGAATAAGTGAATATTTAACTCTCTgatttttctcatttccacTAACAAGAAACTTCTATTTAGAAGATACCAATTAGAAATGCCTAAAAGAGATTTAGATACCAATTATTCATATAGTGGCACTACTGAAAGAAACAATGAAATTGAAGCTTTTTGAAGATTTGATGTGTTCTTTATAGATAATGAGAGTGATGTGTGGGGTTTGGAAGATATGCGTCTTCGGTGGCTTTTCTTGGgtaataataaatttattggCAACTTGGGATTTGATTGGGAACAAGAAAagtaataaaggtaaaataaaaatttctaagttaaattatttttaaatatagaaatgtattattctttttggaatagaataaaaaataaagtggaTCACATAAATGGGAAAAAGCGAGTATTTGTTCCAAAGTACTTGTTAATTTATAAAACtaagatataattaattaaattttttctattttgtccTCAATATTAATTGTTTTTAAAAGTAACCACTATTGATTAGAATGCGATTTATTGGAAagataaaagaataatatagtaaaaatacacttttatttataatatcTTAAGGGCGTGTAAAATGATACGtggacaagtaatatgagacgaagggagtgtccataatatatctctttttaatttttgcattattttttgaaaaaaagaaatatcaataatctaaggggtcgtttggtacgtgGCTTGAGATTATAATTATgggattaatttattttatatggGAGCTGGATATAATAATATCAAATTTAATGGGATAAGATGGGATATTCAGGATTAAGTTTGAGATGAATTTTATACTCTGTTTGGTAAaagttataaatttattttgcgATGAATTTATATCTTCTACAAAACAGAATATAAAATTAGCCTTAAACTTAATCCTAGCATATCCCATATTATTTCGcttaccaaacgaccccttaaggACTCATTTGACCATGagattattcttttttctttccaaatattttttcactttattttacAAATAGTAATTAGTTataaaagtttaaatttaaCTTGGAGATGGTGGTGGGTAATGTGAGGGTGGTGGGTAATGTGCGGGTGAGGTGGGGGTTAGAGGAGAagtggggggagggggtggggtcAGAGGTGGATCTACACGTTGTCGAGGGTGtcggcaaaaaattatagtgtatatatagggtaagttttctgtgtttatgtgcatatattaactttagAACACCctgaataaattatatttagcttcttttttttttcttttccgaacaccctgaatgaaaatcctggatccccCACTGGGTGGGGTGAAGGTGGTAGGGAGGAGGAGGGTGGCGGAGCAGCCCATCATGACGATGGTGCATGCAGGGGCGGAGCCAAGTAgagtgtaacaccccgtacctttaacctaagctttgaccatgatcctagacttagaaaatcagataaagaatgtgggaatttgaaatttcctcttcaattgtaagatgggggtttacgcccatgaacagtgaccgtattttagtatacggcccgtatttcaagtcgtaaactggtaccaaagatttctaagcattctggaatttggcatttggaggttacattgttaaatacagatcgtatttcaaaacttatttggaatttgggaaaacttccttgatgaaggttgtagagctttgaaatacctttccagcggtatattatgggggtcaaacggatatctgtgcaaagagttatgaccattttatcAAGAGTTAAATAGCCGCAGTCCACACACATTAATTACGaccgtattttaaaatacggtCCTTTCAAAATACGGCTAATATTTTACTGGGCGGAAAATCTAATtttccagaacagtatataCATCCATAttagttcaaatcattatttttcattccttcaagccctagaacgacctcctaccttctcccatcatcaagaacaccaaggtaagcctattttaatcattccaagtcaattctaatatatatccttataatctaaacaagaaatcatcatttctaacatagggtttttaagaaaacccatctcaaggttcaagattcaagattttggaaattcttcaaagttcaagtctttTATTCAAGTTTCGGGAGTAAATTCCGTGTATGTTAAGCATACTATCTACATGAAGGAACATTGTTTAATCATCCTCATACCTCAATTATCATAATTCTTTAAATCCAAATGTTTTACATGATTTTGCcctagttcttgattttcataaccTAGGTTTGAGTCAGCTTTTCTAATTATGTTCATACTTGTTATGCATGCTATGAACCCTACCTTAATCTAAAAGACTTGTAATTCAATCTACGAGTCTCGAATGCAGCTCAAGTCATCACTGTTACAAGAGCCGCAGTCGCTTTACACCCGTTGCTTCATGTTTGATCGGGCCTAAGGCCATAGTTAcgattcatatgcatatgtaattatttttgggcCCGAGGCCATAGCTTTGAGATCTCATTATTTATTAGGCTCGAGGCCATAGTTACATGATCATTATTTATCGTAGGCCCGAGGCCATAGAATGATATTTGCACATGGTTTCTATACGACAATTTCATGATACGAGTATTCAGCTTTCATTATACTTTATTGTCTGCGTATCCTTATCATTGCTTCGCTGCTTATCATACatgtacaattcaaatgtactaacgtccttatGTACGGGCCCGCACTTCATGGGCAGCGTAGTCCGACTTTTGTGAGGATACAAGCAGCCTCGCTAGCTTCCAACACTTCGAGTACATCACCTAGTTCGCGAGCCCTCTCATTCAGTGGCTTCCGTCTATTTTCGCCTTTTCAAGTAttagttagttcattagtatttCGAGGCATGTCGTGTCTTGTCCCGACCTAGTTATTCTTACAAGCATTTTGatcatagaggtttcatagacgcTCTTTAGTCGGGGCTATGTTGAATTTGCTCACAACATTTACTCGCATCCTCTATTATATTGGAGTTAGAATATTCTCTTGGTTCATTTTATATCTTGCATGCTTTCATGATACAACCGTTGGGACTACAGCCTACGGGTTCACCTTTGCATGACAAAtagcaccgagtgccgtgtcaCGCCTGTGCCATGGTTCTGGGCGTGACAAAGCTGTATCGTAGCACTAGGTTCAGCGTGTCTTAGTGGAGTtcatgaaaccgtgtccaggggtcacttttatatgtgtgtggcgcccacatatataaacaacatcaccaagacatttaagattttctcacttctttcaacttagatcgtgcaatagagctatgttCTCGTAAATCACTCGAACTCGTGTGTTGTTTCCCGTTCTATTGAATACGCCACGTCTCAATGGATGAGGAAGATGTGAATCTAatcattatcgatgtgttgctttGACGATGGAGTCATCGTGAATTATTCTaactcgtgccatgaagcttagagcagtaAGTAACATTCTTTTTCCATCAAATTCGAACGTATCAAATGTGTAAGCGTAAGAAAGAAATTCGAGACCCAAGACTTGCCAaatagtgcatggtgtgtttatcGTGTGTTAGTACCATTTGAAAGACAAATTTCGATATGGTAGCACACGTAGGTTATACACCCTTTATAGTAAGTTTATTTGGACTCTTTGACAACGGAGCTATAGTATAAGGATGATGGTTCATATTTAAGAACCCACGAGGTAGCATGTTATGAAGTTAACCGCAATGTGCATAAATTGTCCATGGTAGTTTTGAGCGTaaatagcctaagagccaaccaccgtaatactagaaagtctcgacttttttcaaggatatatatatttttgccatatgatctatgcacatgactaggaagggactgatgcgataag is a window of Lycium ferocissimum isolate CSIRO_LF1 chromosome 12, AGI_CSIRO_Lferr_CH_V1, whole genome shotgun sequence DNA encoding:
- the LOC132040046 gene encoding peptidyl-prolyl cis-trans isomerase CYP28, chloroplastic, translated to MGCYATLLPTPPPYHPTPLKPPSPNLTLTRRSLLFLSTTTTTLSLPTTPTLSTTLPPPPPPDTTITSRVFLDFSICPNYFTNRNLGDDLSNCQDSEKIGQLILGLYGNLVPITVSNFKAMCTGSSGSSYKGTLVHKIFPGQFFLAGKQGRKDKGEVKTPMELIKNNESIESKAFVLEHSRSGVVSLALSENDDDDDVKFNTNYHNVEFLITTGPGPCPMLDGKNIVFGTVLEGLDVVTTIAAIPTYKPSENIRQYNDFAERIGDGRAKTARAIWNKPLKTVYISDCGELKVAKPTLSPSLP